A genomic segment from Tuwongella immobilis encodes:
- the sugE gene encoding quaternary ammonium compound efflux SMR transporter SugE: protein MAWITLVVAGIFEIGWAIGLKYSQGFTRPLPTTLTILSMIISMGLLGMAARTLPVGTAYAVWTGIGAIGTALLGIYLFEEPATTARLVCLVLIAAGIVGLKIVTPT, encoded by the coding sequence ATGGCATGGATTACCCTGGTGGTGGCTGGCATTTTCGAGATTGGTTGGGCCATCGGCCTGAAATACTCGCAAGGCTTCACCCGCCCACTTCCCACGACGCTCACCATTTTGTCGATGATTATCAGCATGGGCTTGCTGGGCATGGCCGCACGGACATTACCCGTGGGCACTGCCTACGCCGTCTGGACTGGCATTGGTGCCATCGGTACCGCACTGCTGGGCATCTACCTATTCGAGGAACCGGCCACCACGGCGCGGCTGGTCTGTCTGGTGCTGATCGCAGCGGGAATTGTCGGCCTGAAAATCGTCACACCGACATGA
- the hslU gene encoding ATP-dependent protease ATPase subunit HslU has translation MSQAHTPRQIVAELDQFIVGQAAAKRAVAIAMRNRWRRLQLPPELRKDVTPKNILMIGPTGVGKTEIARRLAQLVGAPFLKVEATKYTEVGYHGRDVESMVRDLAEVAAGMIRNQLRQEVQSKAADRVNDRLLDLLMPAPKGWEPEDAADQERKQRTREKLKARLIAGDLEDRMVEVAVEQKTASPVAMFGAPNMENLDGDLQSFMEKLMPKSTQNRSMTIREARQVLMDQEADALIDRSIVSEKAVELVENSGIIFIDEIDKVSSPQSSHGPDVSRQGVQRDLLPIVEGTTVNTRQGAVRTDHILFIAAGAFHQSKPSDLMPELQGRFPIRVELTDLTREDFLRILTEPKHSLTRQYTELLQTEGVTLEFTADGLDAMAEIAFQVNRTTANIGARRLHTILERVVEEVSYQAPELDSKTYRIDAAYVHDKLGPIAQQEDLSRFIL, from the coding sequence ATGTCGCAAGCCCATACGCCCCGCCAGATTGTGGCGGAACTCGATCAGTTCATCGTCGGGCAAGCCGCCGCCAAGCGGGCCGTCGCCATCGCCATGCGCAACCGCTGGCGCCGCTTGCAATTACCGCCAGAATTGCGCAAAGATGTCACTCCCAAGAACATCCTGATGATCGGGCCGACCGGCGTTGGCAAAACCGAAATCGCCCGCCGACTTGCCCAACTGGTTGGAGCGCCATTTCTGAAGGTGGAAGCCACCAAGTACACCGAGGTGGGTTACCACGGCCGCGACGTGGAGAGCATGGTGCGCGACCTGGCCGAAGTCGCCGCCGGGATGATCCGCAACCAACTCCGGCAGGAAGTGCAATCCAAAGCCGCCGATCGCGTGAATGATCGTCTGTTGGATCTGCTCATGCCCGCCCCCAAAGGTTGGGAACCCGAAGACGCCGCCGACCAGGAACGCAAACAACGCACCCGCGAAAAACTCAAAGCACGACTCATCGCCGGGGATCTCGAAGATCGCATGGTCGAAGTGGCTGTTGAGCAAAAGACCGCATCCCCCGTTGCCATGTTCGGCGCTCCCAACATGGAGAATCTCGACGGCGATTTGCAGTCGTTCATGGAAAAGTTGATGCCGAAATCCACGCAGAATCGCAGCATGACCATCCGCGAAGCTCGGCAAGTGCTGATGGATCAAGAAGCCGATGCCCTGATCGACCGCAGTATTGTCAGCGAAAAGGCGGTGGAACTCGTCGAAAACAGCGGCATCATCTTCATTGATGAGATCGACAAAGTCAGCAGTCCGCAATCGTCCCACGGGCCGGATGTCTCCCGGCAAGGCGTGCAGCGCGACCTGTTGCCGATTGTGGAAGGCACCACCGTCAACACCCGTCAAGGAGCCGTCCGCACGGATCATATTTTGTTCATCGCCGCCGGGGCATTCCACCAATCGAAACCGTCGGATCTGATGCCCGAACTGCAAGGCCGCTTCCCGATTCGGGTGGAACTCACCGACCTCACTCGCGAGGATTTCCTGCGAATTCTGACCGAGCCGAAGCATTCCCTGACGCGGCAATACACAGAACTGCTGCAAACCGAAGGCGTGACTCTGGAATTCACCGCCGACGGGCTGGACGCCATGGCGGAAATCGCCTTCCAGGTGAACCGCACCACCGCAAACATCGGCGCTCGCCGACTGCACACCATTCTGGAACGCGTCGTGGAAGAGGTGAGCTACCAAGCCCCGGAATTGGACTCCAAGACCTACCGCATCGACGCCGCCTACGTCCACGACAAACTCGGCCCGATCGCCCAACAAGAAGACCTCAGCCGCTTCATTCTGTGA
- the hslV gene encoding ATP-dependent protease subunit HslV, whose product MPRLRATTILAVRHQGRIAIGGDGQVTLGNIVMKADAHKIRRLAEGKVLAGFAGSAADAFALLERFESKLRDFGGSVPRAATELAKDWRTDRALRRLEAMLIVADRQHLLLLSGTGDVIQPTDDILAIGSGGPYALAAARALKQHSQLSAPDIVRAGLEIAGDLCIYTNRNIDVQELA is encoded by the coding sequence ATGCCACGGCTTCGCGCCACAACCATTCTAGCCGTTCGGCACCAAGGACGCATCGCCATTGGCGGCGATGGCCAAGTGACGCTGGGCAATATCGTCATGAAGGCGGATGCCCACAAGATTCGCCGCTTAGCCGAGGGGAAAGTTCTGGCCGGATTCGCCGGGTCCGCCGCCGATGCATTTGCCCTGCTCGAGCGATTCGAATCGAAACTGCGCGATTTTGGCGGCAGTGTCCCCCGCGCTGCCACCGAACTGGCCAAAGATTGGCGCACCGATCGCGCCTTGCGACGGCTCGAAGCGATGCTGATTGTCGCGGATCGGCAACATTTGCTGCTGTTGAGCGGGACCGGGGATGTCATTCAACCCACCGACGATATTTTGGCCATTGGTTCCGGTGGTCCGTATGCACTCGCAGCGGCACGAGCGTTGAAACAACATTCGCAACTGTCCGCCCCGGACATTGTTCGCGCGGGGCTGGAGATTGCGGGCGACCTGTGCATTTACACCAATCGAAACATTGACGTTCAAGAACTCGCCTGA
- a CDS encoding serine/threonine-protein kinase gives MSDRVSIAQAIAEVARQQMGGDRAALLVQLCQGDLELQRQVEQLLKDAKTPPASPRAAAPAPKTLDAGIDLLPEHAIEPHGESTFVRFLRGHKPTLSPEESVATPSEMITLLPGVGQSDSKSPPKDHPYLGPASRADALGRLGSYEILSIIGAGGFGVVFRAFDEKLHRMVAIKAMHPTLAVTAEARDRFVREARAAAAIHQENVVVIYAVEENPVPFLVMECIQGQTLHQRIQQRGPLPIGEVLRLGMQIARGIAAAHAIGMIHRDIKPANILLDQGVEPRVKITDFGLARKIDDASITQSGFVVGTPMFMAPEQAQGIAVDTRADQFSLGSVLYTMVAGTPPFQASNTLAVLMSVATENHRPLAELRSEVPDWLAWLIDKLMAKRPEDRFANSQEMVAVFEELWADFKRAESESNGHMNVSVRRLTPIKPGTVLPPDENTQLVRREGARRRWSRFALTGGIILVASLAGAFLLAGLMGTRIPRSTTRQEGGNPNEPDVASLPQLVPLPTDHRPIIRNPYENLPQLPSIPQPTPGTPKRIPGTAEYRDWVAAERFKYQQMREAMFGATMTQLVDRFHAEFWACNPSLEKIYYCKIQPNGLPSITLPFDEGLNFGPLHLVLPIGELTIDSRPPVAHTLDLEVVRDLRIRSLGAPNFVKIMGWDSLASTATVIVDFSSAYCPDLEWTRNMPQLLNLSLRHDPTISLTPLYDQKTLQSLALRAAQPELRALRGLKITELDLWYWKGDNSTLDPLRGLDLRFLNLGGNPVFDSIACVESMPELRILHMNSSGVNDLAPVATLKNVWNLSFRDTKVASLEPLRNVSSLRVLRCDVTPVTDFSPLVGVPLQALVADVVPDRDAAILKKIPTLTHINGVPAEQFWKSPVPPPAP, from the coding sequence ATGTCTGATCGGGTAAGCATCGCCCAGGCGATTGCCGAGGTGGCCCGACAACAAATGGGTGGCGATCGCGCCGCCCTGTTGGTGCAGCTTTGCCAAGGAGACTTGGAGCTTCAACGCCAAGTAGAACAACTCCTGAAGGACGCGAAAACTCCCCCTGCGAGTCCGCGTGCTGCCGCGCCAGCTCCCAAGACGCTCGACGCGGGCATTGATCTGCTACCAGAACACGCCATTGAACCGCACGGAGAGTCTACCTTTGTCCGATTCTTGCGTGGGCATAAACCTACGCTCTCACCAGAAGAATCGGTCGCTACCCCCAGCGAAATGATTACGCTCCTGCCCGGCGTGGGGCAGTCGGATTCCAAATCCCCGCCCAAAGATCACCCCTATCTTGGGCCAGCATCGCGAGCCGATGCCTTGGGCCGATTGGGAAGCTACGAAATTTTGTCGATTATCGGTGCGGGCGGATTCGGCGTCGTCTTTCGCGCCTTTGACGAAAAGCTCCACCGCATGGTGGCGATCAAGGCGATGCATCCCACGCTGGCGGTGACGGCGGAAGCACGCGATCGGTTCGTCCGCGAGGCTCGGGCGGCAGCGGCCATCCACCAAGAGAATGTGGTGGTGATCTACGCTGTCGAAGAAAATCCCGTGCCGTTTCTGGTGATGGAATGCATTCAGGGGCAAACCCTGCATCAACGTATTCAGCAACGCGGCCCGTTGCCCATTGGCGAAGTGCTGCGGCTGGGGATGCAAATCGCCCGCGGAATCGCCGCCGCCCATGCCATCGGCATGATTCACCGCGATATCAAGCCGGCGAATATCCTGCTGGATCAAGGGGTCGAGCCACGGGTGAAGATCACCGATTTCGGGTTGGCTCGAAAAATCGATGATGCCAGCATCACCCAAAGCGGGTTTGTCGTGGGCACACCCATGTTCATGGCCCCCGAGCAAGCGCAAGGAATTGCCGTCGATACCCGTGCGGATCAGTTCAGCTTGGGCAGTGTGCTGTACACGATGGTCGCGGGGACGCCGCCGTTCCAGGCATCCAACACGCTGGCCGTGCTGATGAGCGTGGCGACGGAAAATCATCGCCCGCTGGCCGAACTGCGCTCCGAAGTGCCCGATTGGTTGGCGTGGCTCATCGATAAACTGATGGCCAAACGACCGGAAGACCGCTTTGCCAATTCGCAAGAAATGGTCGCCGTATTCGAGGAATTGTGGGCCGATTTCAAACGAGCAGAATCCGAATCCAACGGGCATATGAACGTGTCGGTGCGACGGCTGACGCCGATCAAGCCGGGAACGGTGCTGCCGCCGGATGAAAATACGCAGTTGGTCCGTCGAGAAGGGGCACGCCGCCGCTGGAGTCGATTCGCACTCACCGGCGGAATCATTTTGGTGGCAAGTTTGGCCGGTGCGTTCCTGCTGGCTGGATTGATGGGTACGCGCATTCCGCGGTCAACCACCCGCCAGGAGGGGGGCAACCCCAACGAACCGGATGTGGCATCGCTGCCGCAATTGGTGCCGCTGCCGACAGATCATCGGCCGATTATTCGCAATCCCTACGAGAATTTGCCGCAACTGCCTTCGATTCCGCAGCCGACACCGGGAACTCCAAAGCGGATTCCCGGTACGGCCGAGTATCGGGATTGGGTGGCCGCCGAGCGATTCAAATATCAGCAGATGCGCGAAGCGATGTTCGGCGCGACGATGACGCAGTTAGTCGATCGGTTCCACGCCGAATTCTGGGCCTGCAATCCATCGCTCGAAAAGATCTATTACTGTAAAATTCAGCCCAATGGTCTGCCAAGCATCACCTTGCCATTCGATGAGGGGCTCAATTTCGGTCCTTTGCATCTGGTGCTGCCCATTGGTGAACTGACGATCGATTCGAGGCCGCCCGTCGCGCACACGCTCGATCTGGAAGTGGTCCGCGATTTGCGAATCCGCTCGCTGGGGGCTCCCAATTTCGTGAAAATCATGGGATGGGATAGCTTGGCCTCGACCGCGACCGTCATCGTTGACTTCAGTTCCGCGTATTGTCCGGATCTGGAATGGACTCGGAATATGCCGCAGTTGCTGAATCTTTCTCTGCGACATGATCCGACGATTTCGCTTACTCCGTTGTACGATCAGAAGACATTGCAGTCCTTGGCGTTGCGAGCTGCCCAACCCGAATTGCGGGCGCTTCGCGGGTTGAAAATTACCGAATTGGATTTGTGGTATTGGAAAGGCGATAACTCCACACTCGACCCACTTCGGGGATTGGACCTGCGATTCTTGAATCTGGGGGGCAATCCCGTCTTCGATTCGATTGCCTGTGTGGAATCAATGCCAGAACTTCGCATCTTGCACATGAATTCATCGGGGGTGAACGACCTCGCCCCGGTCGCCACATTAAAGAATGTGTGGAATCTATCGTTCCGAGATACGAAAGTGGCGAGTCTGGAGCCGCTGCGGAATGTTTCGTCGCTGCGGGTGTTGCGCTGCGATGTGACGCCGGTAACGGATTTTTCCCCCTTGGTGGGCGTGCCCCTGCAGGCACTCGTTGCGGATGTGGTGCCGGATCGCGATGCGGCGATTCTGAAGAAGATTCCGACGCTAACGCATATCAATGGCGTGCCGGCTGAGCAGTTTTGGAAGTCGCCCGTGCCACCACCGGCACCTTGA